Proteins from a single region of Pseudomonadota bacterium:
- a CDS encoding Hsp20/alpha crystallin family protein — translation MRDPTALMWAEACELLARAEQLQRQFFFIGSREHCPAWEPPVDMVETEREIFVCVALPGVSAQQIEILFEADSLVISGERLLPSGMRAAVIHRLEIPHGRFERRVALPTEAVELKRRDLIDGCLILTLGKA, via the coding sequence ATGCGTGATCCCACGGCTTTGATGTGGGCAGAAGCGTGCGAGCTGCTCGCACGAGCGGAGCAGTTGCAGCGGCAATTCTTTTTTATTGGCTCACGCGAACACTGCCCCGCGTGGGAGCCGCCGGTAGACATGGTTGAGACCGAGCGCGAAATTTTTGTGTGTGTTGCTTTGCCCGGCGTCAGCGCGCAACAGATTGAAATCCTGTTCGAAGCGGACAGTCTGGTGATTTCCGGTGAAAGATTGCTCCCATCGGGAATGCGCGCGGCAGTGATACACCGGCTGGAAATACCGCACGGGCGCTTCGAGCGCCGAGTCGCGCTGCCAACCGAAGCAGTAGAACTGAAACGGCGAGATCTCATCGATGGTTGTCTTATTCTGACACTAGGTAAGGCGTGA